In the genome of Cyclopterus lumpus isolate fCycLum1 chromosome 19, fCycLum1.pri, whole genome shotgun sequence, one region contains:
- the ndufa4 gene encoding cytochrome c oxidase subunit NDUFA4, producing the protein MLATIAKQLRSHPALIPLFIFIGGGATMSMLYLARLALRNPAVSWDHKNNPEPWNNLPPDHQYKLFSINTDYSKLKKDRPDF; encoded by the exons ATGTTGGCCACCATCGCCAAACAGCTCAGGAGCCATCCAGCT CTCAtccccctcttcatcttcatcggTGGCGGGGCAACCATGAGCATGCTGTACTTGGCTCGGCTGGCTCTGAGAAACCCTGCTGTCTC ATGGGATCACAAGAACAACCCAGAGCCCTGGAACAACCTGCCGCCCGATCATCAGTACAAA CTCTTCTCCATTAACACTGATTACTCCAAGCTGAAGAAGGACAGGCCTGATTTCTAA